TATAGGTCAACTCTGAATATTTTCTATCTCCTCAAGGAGTGCTTTTGCCATCTCCTCTTCGCTTACCTTTTTTATAGGTTTGCCCTCTTTAAAGAGCCATGCAAAGCCTCTGCCACAGGCAAGACCTATATCCGCTTCACGAGCCTCACCTATGGCGTTTACCACACAGCCCATTATGGCAACCTTTAGAGGCTTTTGTATATGCTTTAGCTTTTCTTCCACCTCTCTCACCACCTTTGGCAGGTCTACCTCTATTCTTCCACAGGTAGGACAGGCGATTATTTCTATGCCTCTCCTTCTTAGACCAAGGGACTGTAATATGGCGTAGGCGGTTTCTATCTCCACCTCTGGGTCGTCGGTTAGAGAAACTCTGACCGTGTCCCCTATGCCCTTATATAGGAGAATGCCTATACCCACAGAGGATTTGACTATGCCCTTTAGACCCATTCCTGCCTCTGTTATGCCTATGTGGAGTGGTATGTCTGTATGTTGAGCGAAAAGCTCGTTAGCCCTTATGTTTTCCAAAACGTCAGAGCCCTTAATGGAGACCTTAAAGTTATAAAAGCCCCATTTTTCAAACCTCTCAGACCAACGCATGGCACTCTCAAAAAGTGCCTCCGCACAGGGATAGCCATATTTGTCCAAGAGGTCCTTTTCAAGAGAGCCAGAGTTTACACCTATGCGTATGGCTACGCCTTTTTTCCTTGCCTCTTCCACTATTTCTCTTACTATCTCCTCTTTCCCTATATTTCCAGGGTTTATCCTAATGCCATGCACACCCTTTTCCATAGATTTGAAGGCGTAAGAGGGTGCAAAGTGAATGTCCGCTATCACCGGTATAGGAGAGTTTTTTACGATATCTGGTAGAGCTTCCACATCTTCTTCGTGGGGTACCGCTACACGCACAAGCTCACAGCCTGCCTTTGCAAGCCTTTTTATCTGCTCAAGGGTTGCCTCTATGTCATGTGTTTTTGTAGAGGTCATGGACTGCACCACAATGGGTGCATCTCCACCTATTTTTACAGAGCCTACCTGTATTTGACGAGTTTTCCTGCGTGCAATCATGAAAGCTCCAACATCCTCAATATTGGTCTCTTTGCCTTTTCAATTATATCTTCTGGTAGCACCACCTCGTTTATCTCTTCCTTTAGGGTTTGGTAGACCTTCGGTAAAGTTATGCCCTTCATGGTGCAACAGTAAACAGTCCCGCAGTAGTTCATAGACTCTGGGAATATATATTCTTTGTTGGGGTTTTTCTTCATGAGAGTGTGCTTTAGACCCACCTCTGTTATCACTATGACCTTGTCCGCTTCACAGGTGGTAGCATAGTTGATTATCTGAGAGGTAGAGCCCACAAAGTCCGCAAGCTCTATAACCTTTGGATGGCACTCGGGATGCACCGCTACCTTGGCATCTGGATATAGCTCCTTTAGTTTTTGAACTTCTCTTGCGGTAAACTCAAAGTGTGGAGGGCAAAAACCTTGCCATATGATAAACTCCTTGTCTGGCACATGCCTTTTGACCCAGTTTCCAAGGGCTTGGTCGGGGATAAAGATTATCTTTTTAGATGAGAGCTTTTGCACCACCTTAATGGCATTGGCGGAAGTTACGCACACGTCAGAGACCGCCTTTACATCCGCATTGGTGTTTACATAGGCAACCACTTCCGCATCTGGATGCTTTTCCCTTAGCCTTAGCACATCCTTTGCGGTTATCATATCCGCCATAGGACAACCAGACTCTGGGTTAGGATGAAGCACCTTCTTTGTGGGGTTTACTATCTTGGCGGTTTCACACATAAAACGCACGCCACAAAAGACTATAATGTCCGCATCCGTTTGGCTTGCCTTACGAGAAAGCTCCAAAGAGTCTCCCACAAAGTCCGCAATGTCCTGCACCTCTGGTCTTTGGTAGTAGTGGGCAAGGATAACCGCATTTTTCTCCCTTGCGAGCCTACGGACTTCTTGCTGAAGCTCTTTTATATCCTCACTATTTAGCTCACTTTCTTTTATGAGTTCTACCTGTAGCATAATGAGAGATTATATTACTTGCCAAGGCTCGTGTTAAGATTTAAATCATATGGAGTTTGTGCTCGTTCGTATATTTCTAAGGGAAGATGATAGGCTTGAGGGCAAGCCAGCATACAGAAGACTGCTTGAGCTGTTAAAG
Above is a window of Aquificaceae bacterium DNA encoding:
- the ispG gene encoding flavodoxin-dependent (E)-4-hydroxy-3-methylbut-2-enyl-diphosphate synthase, giving the protein MIARRKTRQIQVGSVKIGGDAPIVVQSMTSTKTHDIEATLEQIKRLAKAGCELVRVAVPHEEDVEALPDIVKNSPIPVIADIHFAPSYAFKSMEKGVHGIRINPGNIGKEEIVREIVEEARKKGVAIRIGVNSGSLEKDLLDKYGYPCAEALFESAMRWSERFEKWGFYNFKVSIKGSDVLENIRANELFAQHTDIPLHIGITEAGMGLKGIVKSSVGIGILLYKGIGDTVRVSLTDDPEVEIETAYAILQSLGLRRRGIEIIACPTCGRIEVDLPKVVREVEEKLKHIQKPLKVAIMGCVVNAIGEAREADIGLACGRGFAWLFKEGKPIKKVSEEEMAKALLEEIENIQS
- the nadA gene encoding quinolinate synthase NadA codes for the protein MLQVELIKESELNSEDIKELQQEVRRLAREKNAVILAHYYQRPEVQDIADFVGDSLELSRKASQTDADIIVFCGVRFMCETAKIVNPTKKVLHPNPESGCPMADMITAKDVLRLREKHPDAEVVAYVNTNADVKAVSDVCVTSANAIKVVQKLSSKKIIFIPDQALGNWVKRHVPDKEFIIWQGFCPPHFEFTAREVQKLKELYPDAKVAVHPECHPKVIELADFVGSTSQIINYATTCEADKVIVITEVGLKHTLMKKNPNKEYIFPESMNYCGTVYCCTMKGITLPKVYQTLKEEINEVVLPEDIIEKAKRPILRMLELS